The DNA window TAAAATTAGGTTATTATATCTCAACTAATAAAAAAAGGAGAAATTTATGTTTGTTTTAACTAATTTAGTCATTATTAGTATAGTCCTACTTATATTGATTATTACACTAAATATAATCAATAATTTTTTATATACTAATAATTAAACTTTAAATTAGGTACAAATAGAAATATATTTAATTTATTATTTTATAGCAACCTAAGAGGTTGCTTTTTTTGTAAGGAGTGATTTAAATGATTAACACAGAAAAAATTTGGATGAATGGAAAATTAGTAGGGCATGATGATGCTAATATACATATATTATCTCATGTAGTTCACTATGGTAGTTCAGTATTTGAAGGAATAAGAATTTATAAGACAGAAAATGGTCCTGCAATTTTTAGGTTGAGAGAACATGTAAAAAGACTTTTTGATTCTGCAAAAGTTTATAGAATGGATATTCCATATTCAATAGAAGAGATTGAACAAGCTATTATAGAAACTGTAAAAGCTAATAAATTGGAACAAGGATATATCCGTCCTATAGCTTATCGTGGTTATTTTGAATTAGGAGTTACTCCATCAAGATGTCCAGTAGATGTTGCAATAGCTGCTTGGGCTTGGGGAGCATACCTAGGAGAAGAAGCTCTTAATAAAGGGATAAGAGTACAAGTTTCTAGCTGGAGAAGACCTGCTTTAAATACTTTACCTTCTCTTGCAAAAGCTGGAGGAAATTATTTAAGTTCACAACTTATTAGATTAGAAGCACTTAATAATGGATATGAAGAAGGAGTTGCTCTTGATTATTTAGGAAACATTAGTGAAGGAAGTGGAGAAAATTTATTTGTAGTTTTAGATGGTAAAATAATAACTCCAAACTTAGCCTCTTCTGCACTTGGTGGAATAACAAAAGATACAGTTATTCAACTTGCTAAAAAGTTAGGTTATGAAGTTGTAGAACAAGCTATACCAAGAGAACTTTTATATATCTGTGATGAATTATTCTTAACAGGGACTGCTGCTGAAGTTACTCCTGTTTACTCTGTTGATGATATAGTGGTTGGAAATGGAGATAAAACTATAACTAAAGCACTACAAAAAGAATTCTTTGATCTTGCTCATGGAAGACATGAACTTTCAGAAAAATATTTAACTTATATAAAATAAAAATGGTTGTTGTCAAATAGTGTTGATAAAAGAGTTTAGACTTACAATTAACATAATTAAGAGAATTTTTTGAGAATAAAATCTTAAAAGATTTTCTTTTTTTGCTAAATTTTTCTTTACAATATTTTCAAATCTTTTAAAGTTATTATGGCTAATTGTTTGAATAGTATCTTGATGCACATTAAAGTTAGTCTTTTAATTTAAGACTTTTAGTAAGTGAACTGCATCTCTAATCTTATGTTCAAGACTTTGAGTGCAGTTCATTTGCTTTATTTTTTATAATATTTCATAGCTTCTGGTAAGAATCTTCTCAATTCTTCTATTCTATTTTGGCTAGAAGGGTGAGTTGACAAGATTTCTGCATTTTGGCTTCCTTCTAATTTCATCATTCTTTCCTCTGCTCTTATGGCTTCTTCTGGATTATAACCTGCCATAGCCATAAATATCATTCCATACTTATCAGCTTCATATTCTTGAGTTCTACTAAACTTCAAAAGTCCTAAAGATAAACCTTGTTGAGCTAATTCATCACTGATAATAGCTCCTCCAACTATTCCATCTATGGCTTTTTTACCTAACATTAAAAAGCCAGCTAAATTTTGGCTACTTGCAGTTTCTGCATGATGTCCACCAATAACATGTCCTATTTCATGCCCCATTACAAAAGCTATTGCTCCATCTGTTTCTAAAACTGGTAATATTCCTGAATAGAAAGCAATTTTTCCACCTGGTAATGCAAAAGCATTGATATCTTTACTATTAATTAAATTAAATTCCCAATTTAAATTTTGTAATTTATCAGACATTCCATTTGCTCTTAAATAATTTTCTACTGCTACTGAAATTCTCTTTCCAATTTGAGCAACTCTTTTTCCTTGTGCAGTATTATTAGCTAATAAGTTTTTAGCTCTAAGTTGCGTTATCATTTGATTGTATTGAGCAACAGATGACTGAACAACAGATTCATCACTTACAAATTTTATTTGTCTTCTACCAGTTAAAGGTGCAGTTGCACAAGATACAAAAATTAAAGATACAAATAACATTAAAATTATATTTTTTATTTTTTTCATACACACTCCTTATTTTTATAAAAATAGGGAGTTGAAAAACAACCCCCTGAATTTTTCTATAAAACTTATTTTTCTATTCTTGTATATGGTATAAGAGCTATATTTCTTGCTCTTTTTACAGCTTTTGCTATTTTTCTTTGTAATTTAGCATTAGCACCAGTTAATCTTGAAGGATTGATTTTTCCTTTATCAGATACAAATCTCTTTAAAAGTTCAACATTTTTATAATCAATTTCTTCAGCTTTAACTCTTAATTTAGCTCTTCTTCTTCTGAATTCTGCCATTGAATTTACCTCCTTTTTGAGAACTAACGATTTTTTCTACTAAAATTAGTCTTGTTTAACAACTATGTATCTCATTACAGATTCCATAATATTTAACTTAGATTCTACTTCTGCTAATTTTGTTCCGTCAATCTCAAAAGTAGTTAGTACATAAAAACCAGATTTTTTCTTATCTATTGGATAAGCAAGTTTTCTTTCTCCCCATTTTTCTGTCTTAGCTATTGTAGCTCCATTTGAAGTTAATAAAGCATTAACTTGATTTATTAATTCTTCTCTTCCTTCTTCTAAAACAGTAGGATTGATGATGTACATGATTTCATATTTTCTCATAGCATTAACCTCCTCCCTTTGGTTTTTGCCCAAAACACATTGATTTTGAGCAGGGCTTTATAATTCTATCATATAAATACTTTTTTTGCAAATATAAATTAATATATTTTCATTAATTCTTTTATTTTAGCTATAACTTCATTTTCAGAAACTTCAAGAGTTTCACCTGTTCTTCTGATTTTTAATTCAACTATACCTTCATCAGCTCTTTTTCCAACAACAACTTTAAATGGAAAACCAATTAAGTCAGCATCTTTAAATTTGAAACCAGGTTTTTCATCTCTATCATCTAACATTGAATCAATTTTTTCTTCTTCTAATTCATTGTAAATTTTTTCAGCTAATTTTACTTGTACTTCATTTTTTATATTTGCTGGAATTACATCAACAATATATGGTGCTATTGATACTGGCCAAATAATTCCATTTTCATCATTATTTTGTTCTATTGAAGCTGCCATAGTTCTTGTAACTCCTATACCATAGCAACCCATTAACATATATTGTGTCTTACCATTTTCATCAAGATAAGTAGCATTCATAGCCCTAGAATATTTATCTCCAAGTTTAAATATTTGCCCACATTCAATTCCTCTTGCTGAATGTAATTTACCTCCAGTTATACAGTTTTCTCCAACCTTAGCTGTTCTTATATCTGCCACTATATCAGCAGTATAATCTCTACCATAGTTTACATTTTTGTAGTGATAATCTTTTTGATGAGAACCTACAATATGATTTGAAACTTCTGGCACGGATAAGTCTGCTACAATTTTAATTTTTGTAGGTAACTTATATGGACCTATATAACCTTTTTTCAAATCTAATTTTTCTATTTCTTCATCAGTAGCCATTTCAACTTCCACTGCATTTAAAATATTTTTTAATTTAACCTCATTAACTTCAAAATCTCCTCTTATTAGAACCAAATAGATTTCATCAGTTCCCATATCTTTGTAAGTCAATGCTTTTACAGTTCTTTCCAATGGAATATCTAAATATTTTGCTAAACTTTCTATTGTTGGACAATCTGGTGTATGAACAAGTTCAACTTCCTTTAATTCTTCCTTTGGAGGATTGATAAGTTCACTTACAGCTTTTTCAATATTTGCTGCATATTCTGAACCATCAGAGTAAATAATTTCATCTTCTCCTGATTCTGCCAATACTTGGAATTCTTGTGATCCACTTCCACCAATATTTCCAGAGTCTGCATCAACAGGTCTAAATTTTAAACCACATCTTGTAAAAATTCTTGAATAGGCATCTCTCATATTTAAAAATTCTTCATCTAATGATTCTTGAGAAGTGTGGAAAGAATAAGCATCTTTCATAGTAAACTCTCTACCCCTCATAAGTCCAAATCTTGGTCTTCTTTCATCTCTAAATTTTGTTTGAATATGATATAGATTAATAGGAAGAGATTTATATGAAGAAATATCACTTCTAATTATTGCTGTTATCATTTCTTCTTGTGTTGGAGATAGAACAAAATCTCTTTCATGTCTATCTTTTAATCTTAGCATTTCTGCTCCCATAACATCCCATCTTCCACTTTCTTGCCAAAGTTCAGCTGGTTGAACAACTGGCATTAAAAGTTCCAATGCTCCTGCTCTATCCATTTCTTCACGAACAATATTTTCAATTTTTTTAATAGTTCTATATCCTAATGGTAAATAAGCATAGATACCACTTGCTAATTTTTTTATCATACCTGCTCTTAACATAAGTTTATGGCTGGCAATTTCTGCTTCTTTTGGTGTTTCTTTTAAAGTTTTTATATATGCTTTACTAAACCTCATTTTTTCCCTCCAATTAAAATTAAATTTATCTATTAATTTTAACATATTTATATAACTTTGTCTTTATTTTTTAGTTTCCTGCTTGTATATCAGAGAATTTTTGCACTATATCATATTTCAAATAGATATTTTCTATTTCTCCCTTATGTTCTTTTAAATATTTTATACATTCATCTCTCACAAGTTTTATAGTTTTAACATCATAAATAATATCAATAAATTTTAAATCACTGAAACCACTCTGTCTTAAACCAAAAATTTCTCCTGAATTTCTAAGTTTTAAATCTTCCTCTGCTATTCTAAAACCATCTTCTGTTTCTTCCATAATAGATAATCTTTGTTTTGAATTTTCTGTTGTTGAATTAGAAATTAAAAAACAATATGATTGCTTTGAACCTCTACCAACTCTACCTCTTAATTGGTGTAGTGCAGACAATCCAAATCTTTCAGCATTATAGATTGTCATTATTGTTGAGGCAGGAACATCTATACCAACTTCAATAACTGTTGTTGCTATCAGAATATCATATTCTTTATTTTTAAATTTAAGCATAACCTCATCTTTTTCTTTGGCTTTCATCTTTCCATGGATTATTCCAATTTTCTTATTAGAGAATTTTCTTTCAATCTCCTCTGAAACCTTATCTACAGATTTTAATGCCATCTTATCACTTGTTTCAATAAGAGGTGCAACAAAGTATGCTTGATTTCCATCATTTACCTTTTTATAGATAAAATTATACATCTTTTCTAAATCTTCATCATTAGCTATCCACTTAGTTTTTATAGGAGTTCTTCCAGGTGGTAATTCATCTATTATTGATAAATCCAAATCTCCATAGATACTTAAAGCCAATGAACGAGGAATAGGAGTGGCACTCATAACCAAAAGATTTCCTAAAAATCCTTTTTCTCTTAACTTATTTCTTTGGTTAACTCCAAACCTATGTTGTTCATCTATAACTATAAGTCCTAACTTTTTGAAAATTACATCATCTTCTATTAAAGAGTGAGTTCCTATAACTATATCTACCTCTCCATTTGTTATACCATCTAATATTTCATTTTTTTTCTTTCCTTTAATACTAGAAGTCAACAGTTCCACTCTTAATCCAATTTTTTCCAATCTTTCTTTTATTCCAAGATAATGCTGATTAGCTAAAATTTCAGTTGGTGCCATCAATGCTCCTTGATAGCCGTTCTCTGCCATATATATAAGCATAACCATTGCAACAACTGTTTTTCCGCTTCCAACATCACCCTGAATCAATCTATTTACAATTTTTCCATTTGAAATTTCATCATAGATTTCTTTTATAACTTTCTTCTGAGCATTGGTTAGGTTAAAAGTTAATTGTGATAAAAACTCCCTTACTTTTTCTTTTTTCCCTTCAACCTCATAATTCTTACTATTTGAATTTTCTATAATAAATCTATTTTTAAGTATTCCTAATTCTAAAATCAATAATTCTTCTATTGCAAATCTTCTCTTTGCTTCTTCTATTTCTTTCATAGATACTGGATAATGTATATTTTTAATAGCACTTCTTCTTTCCATTATCTTATATTCTTTTATTAATTCTTTTGGAATATTCTCTTCAAAATAATTTAAAAAATTCACTAAAAACTTTTCTACTAATTTTCTTAAACTATTCTGTGTAATATTTTTATTGGAACTATATATTGGTAGAATTTCACTTTCAGATACCTTTTGTTGCCCAGAAAACAACTTGTATTCGGGATTAATAAGCTGAAAAACAGCAGCCTTTTTAGTCTGCCCTATAAACAAATATTCTTCTCCTATTTTTAAAGATTTCTTAATATAAGGCATACCAAACCATAGTATCTCCATTATTCCTGTTCCATCACTTACCATAGCTTTAACAATTTTTTTCCCACTTCTAACTGTAAGATTCACAACTGACATCACATTTGCCTTTAAAACAACATATTCATTAAATTTTAATTCTCCAATTTTTTTAATATTTGTCCTATCATCATAAGCTCTTGGAAAATAATAGATTAAATCATATATTGTATTGATACCCAAGGATTTAAGATTTGATAGCTGTTTGGCTGTTGTATATTTATTCGGAATATCTTCTAATTTAGAATATATATTTCTATAACTCTCTATCATAATAGCTCCTAATATTTTATAAAAAACTGTTGCAAATATTGCAACAGCTTTTTTAGTCTAATTGTTCTAATATTTCATCTGGGATATCAAAATTTGAGTAAATATTTTGTGAGTCATCTAAATCTTCCAAAGCATCATAAAGTGCTATAACTTTTTTAGCAGTTTCTAAATCAGTTATTTGGACTGTATTTTCAGGTATCATACTAATTTCTGCTTCTTCATATTGGTAACCTGCATTCTTTAAGTTTTCAAGAACAGTTTGAAATTCTGTATATTCAGTAGTCACTTCAAAATATCCTTCTTCTTCTGTAACATCTTCTGCTCCTGCTTCTAATGCAGCCATCATAAATTCATCAGTATCTATTCCTTCTGCTTTTACAGTTATTATCCCTTTTTTCTTGAACATCCAAGATACAGCTCCATCTGCTCCAAGATTTCCATCTTTACGACTGAAAGTCATTCTCATTTCTGAGGCTGTTCTATTTTTATTATCAGTTACAGCTTCAACTATAAAGGCTGTTCCAGCTGGTCCATAACCTTCATATCTCATTTCTGTAAAATCTACACCTTCTAATTCTCCTGAACCTTTTTTAATTGCTCTCTCTAAGATATCCTTAGGCATATTTCCAGCTTTTGCTTTTTCTATTGCAAGTCTAAGTCTTGGATTGAAGTTTGGATCACTTCCACCTTCTTTAGCTGCTATTGTTAATTCTCTTCCAAATTTTGTAAATAATTTAGCTCTTTTTTTATCTTGAGCCCCTTTTCTATGTTGTATATTATTCCATTTACTATGTCCAGACACAAAAAACCTCCTATAATTTTTAAACTTATAGTAAATTTTAACATATATATTAAATATATTCTAGCATTTTTTAAATTTCTATAAACTTTTGAAAGTTATAAAATAAAGTGTCACAAAATAAAAAGAGAACCATAATAGTTTTTATGGTATGATTAAGTCTATGAAAACATAGCAAAGGAGGAAGGACAACATTTAACCTTAATTAAGAGAGGTAAATATGTAGCCTTAGAAAATGCTAAAAAAATATAGAAGAAATAAATAATAGAATAAGAATTTAGAGATTTTGAAACAGATGCTATGTAAGGAAAAGAAGAACAAAAGAGGCAATAGCAGATAGAAAAACAAGATTAGAAATGGTAAGAAAGAATAAATCACATACTATACACATAGCTATAGCTCATGGGAAAGAGGTAGTAATGGAACAATAATAAGTTAATAAGAAGATTCACTCCTAAAGGAACTAACATATCAAAATATTTTATTATTATATTAAAAGATTAACTAAATAATTCTAATCATAGAAGATAAAGTTTACAGAAAAAGCTTCACAGTCTCCAAAAATTTATTGAAAATAAAGAAGTCAGGAATAGTATCCTGACCTTTTAATATTATTTTTTCTTTAAAGTATCATTTATTGCATTTTTTAATTGCTCTCCACTGATAGCACCATTTACAAAACCTTCTAAATAACCATTTTTATTTATTACATAAGTTGTAGGAAAATATTTTATTCCATAGTCATCAAAAGATTTTCCTACTTCATCCATTAAAGTTGGGTATGTAATATTTTTTTTCTTTAAAAATGAAATAATCTTATCTTTTTCAACATCAACATTATTTTGATTTTCCTTAGATTTAGGTCCTGCAACTCCTAAGATTATTACATCCTTTTTATTTGAACCAAATTCTTTGTATACTTTTTCAAATTCTGGCATTTCTTGAACACAGTATCCACACCAAGTTGCCCAGAAATTTATTACAACAACTTTTCCTTTATATTCTTCTATATTATGCTTTTTACCATATTGGTCATATAAAACAATATTAGGCATTTTTACATCTTCTTTTTTATTTGATTTTGCAGCAAAAGCTGAAAATGACATAATTATAAAAACTAATACTAAAACCAATTTACTTTTAAATCTCATAACTTCCTCCTGTTTATTTTACTATGCTTGAGATATTTTTTGCAATTCTTCTACAACAATTTCTTTAGCTTCTTCTTTATATTTTTTAGGAGCAAATACAAAGAAAGCCATAGTATGAAACTTTCCAAATTCCTTTTGTGGTAATAAATCAGATAACTTTCTTTCTTCTCCATTTAACAAAAGAGAAATTGGTGCTTCTTTGTTAGAATTATAGAATTTATTATACTTAGTTATTATAAATACTTCCCCTTCTTTTAAATTTAATTTTTTTAGAAGAGTATTTGTAATATCCTCAATACTCTTTTCATTTCTCAAAATATCTTCTAGTTCATCATAAGATTTTATTATCTTTTTGTCAACTAGATTTTTTTCAAAATCTTTATATTCATATATAGTTTTCCAAAGAGGTCTCAAAAAATCTCTTTCAAATATTTGTTTGATAGTTATTGTATTAAAATCATCCGTTTTTCTTTCTAAAGATAAAATATAAATTTTTCTTAAATGTGAATATATATCATCATCTGTTATTAAGTAATCTGTTATTGCCTTTGGAGAAAAATATTCTTCTCTATTCATTTCTTCAAGTGCTTGTCCTCTATGTTCATCATATAAAGTCATACATCTTTTTAAAATTCTACCTATAATATAGTCTGTGTAAATAGAAATATGATGATGATAAACCCAAAGATATAATATATCTCTTGAATCTACAACTGTTTGTACAGCTGGTATAGCCTTTGCTACATATTTTAATTCTTTATTTTCAGTGATTGTAAGACAGGCAAGCAATCTTTTTATATCCATTTTAGGTGCTATTTCTCCTGTCATATGATTATCCCTTGTCAAATAATCTAATTTATCTACATCTATTGAGTCTGAACTAATTATTCTAACACAAATATTTTTATCCCAATTTTCAGAATCAGGATAAGTATTTCCTATAATACATCTACAAATAAAAGCTACATCTATATTTTCATCAATTTCTTCTTTTAATATCTTATAGAATTTTCTTAAAATACAATAACAAGATAAAAGTTCATGCTCTTTACCCATTAATTTACCATTGTTATAGAAAGTTTTATCTATATTAACTAAATGAGAATATTCATTTTTTATACAAGTAATAATTTCGTTTTTGTCTAAAAATTTTTCTCCTAAATGGGAAAATGGTGGATGTCCCACATCATGCAAAAGTCCAGCCAATTTTACATGCAATCTCAAAAAAGAAATTCTATCCTCAGATAAACCATATTTTCTAAAATCTTTTTCTAAAACTTCAAAAAAGTTACAAGCCAAGTGCATAACTCCTATTGAATGTTCATACCTTGTATGGTTTGTTGAAGGGAATATATATGAACTAGATAACTGTTTTATTCTTTTTAGCCTTTGAAATGAAGCAGTGTCTATTAATTTTTGTACCGATTCATCTATTTCTATATAGCTATATACCAAGTCTTTAACAACTTTTACT is part of the Fusobacterium nucleatum genome and encodes:
- a CDS encoding branched-chain amino acid transaminase, producing MINTEKIWMNGKLVGHDDANIHILSHVVHYGSSVFEGIRIYKTENGPAIFRLREHVKRLFDSAKVYRMDIPYSIEEIEQAIIETVKANKLEQGYIRPIAYRGYFELGVTPSRCPVDVAIAAWAWGAYLGEEALNKGIRVQVSSWRRPALNTLPSLAKAGGNYLSSQLIRLEALNNGYEEGVALDYLGNISEGSGENLFVVLDGKIITPNLASSALGGITKDTVIQLAKKLGYEVVEQAIPRELLYICDELFLTGTAAEVTPVYSVDDIVVGNGDKTITKALQKEFFDLAHGRHELSEKYLTYIK
- the rpsR gene encoding 30S ribosomal protein S18, whose amino-acid sequence is MAEFRRRRAKLRVKAEEIDYKNVELLKRFVSDKGKINPSRLTGANAKLQRKIAKAVKRARNIALIPYTRIEK
- a CDS encoding HD domain-containing protein, which codes for MGVKVVKDLVYSYIEIDESVQKLIDTASFQRLKRIKQLSSSYIFPSTNHTRYEHSIGVMHLACNFFEVLEKDFRKYGLSEDRISFLRLHVKLAGLLHDVGHPPFSHLGEKFLDKNEIITCIKNEYSHLVNIDKTFYNNGKLMGKEHELLSCYCILRKFYKILKEEIDENIDVAFICRCIIGNTYPDSENWDKNICVRIISSDSIDVDKLDYLTRDNHMTGEIAPKMDIKRLLACLTITENKELKYVAKAIPAVQTVVDSRDILYLWVYHHHISIYTDYIIGRILKRCMTLYDEHRGQALEEMNREEYFSPKAITDYLITDDDIYSHLRKIYILSLERKTDDFNTITIKQIFERDFLRPLWKTIYEYKDFEKNLVDKKIIKSYDELEDILRNEKSIEDITNTLLKKLNLKEGEVFIITKYNKFYNSNKEAPISLLLNGEERKLSDLLPQKEFGKFHTMAFFVFAPKKYKEEAKEIVVEELQKISQA
- a CDS encoding proline--tRNA ligase; this translates as MRFSKAYIKTLKETPKEAEIASHKLMLRAGMIKKLASGIYAYLPLGYRTIKKIENIVREEMDRAGALELLMPVVQPAELWQESGRWDVMGAEMLRLKDRHERDFVLSPTQEEMITAIIRSDISSYKSLPINLYHIQTKFRDERRPRFGLMRGREFTMKDAYSFHTSQESLDEEFLNMRDAYSRIFTRCGLKFRPVDADSGNIGGSGSQEFQVLAESGEDEIIYSDGSEYAANIEKAVSELINPPKEELKEVELVHTPDCPTIESLAKYLDIPLERTVKALTYKDMGTDEIYLVLIRGDFEVNEVKLKNILNAVEVEMATDEEIEKLDLKKGYIGPYKLPTKIKIVADLSVPEVSNHIVGSHQKDYHYKNVNYGRDYTADIVADIRTAKVGENCITGGKLHSARGIECGQIFKLGDKYSRAMNATYLDENGKTQYMLMGCYGIGVTRTMAASIEQNNDENGIIWPVSIAPYIVDVIPANIKNEVQVKLAEKIYNELEEEKIDSMLDDRDEKPGFKFKDADLIGFPFKVVVGKRADEGIVELKIRRTGETLEVSENEVIAKIKELMKIY
- a CDS encoding YebC/PmpR family DNA-binding transcriptional regulator, whose product is MSGHSKWNNIQHRKGAQDKKRAKLFTKFGRELTIAAKEGGSDPNFNPRLRLAIEKAKAGNMPKDILERAIKKGSGELEGVDFTEMRYEGYGPAGTAFIVEAVTDNKNRTASEMRMTFSRKDGNLGADGAVSWMFKKKGIITVKAEGIDTDEFMMAALEAGAEDVTEEEGYFEVTTEYTEFQTVLENLKNAGYQYEEAEISMIPENTVQITDLETAKKVIALYDALEDLDDSQNIYSNFDIPDEILEQLD
- a CDS encoding TlpA family protein disulfide reductase, with product MRFKSKLVLVLVFIIMSFSAFAAKSNKKEDVKMPNIVLYDQYGKKHNIEEYKGKVVVINFWATWCGYCVQEMPEFEKVYKEFGSNKKDVIILGVAGPKSKENQNNVDVEKDKIISFLKKKNITYPTLMDEVGKSFDDYGIKYFPTTYVINKNGYLEGFVNGAISGEQLKNAINDTLKKK
- the recG gene encoding ATP-dependent DNA helicase RecG, which translates into the protein MIESYRNIYSKLEDIPNKYTTAKQLSNLKSLGINTIYDLIYYFPRAYDDRTNIKKIGELKFNEYVVLKANVMSVVNLTVRSGKKIVKAMVSDGTGIMEILWFGMPYIKKSLKIGEEYLFIGQTKKAAVFQLINPEYKLFSGQQKVSESEILPIYSSNKNITQNSLRKLVEKFLVNFLNYFEENIPKELIKEYKIMERRSAIKNIHYPVSMKEIEEAKRRFAIEELLILELGILKNRFIIENSNSKNYEVEGKKEKVREFLSQLTFNLTNAQKKVIKEIYDEISNGKIVNRLIQGDVGSGKTVVAMVMLIYMAENGYQGALMAPTEILANQHYLGIKERLEKIGLRVELLTSSIKGKKKNEILDGITNGEVDIVIGTHSLIEDDVIFKKLGLIVIDEQHRFGVNQRNKLREKGFLGNLLVMSATPIPRSLALSIYGDLDLSIIDELPPGRTPIKTKWIANDEDLEKMYNFIYKKVNDGNQAYFVAPLIETSDKMALKSVDKVSEEIERKFSNKKIGIIHGKMKAKEKDEVMLKFKNKEYDILIATTVIEVGIDVPASTIMTIYNAERFGLSALHQLRGRVGRGSKQSYCFLISNSTTENSKQRLSIMEETEDGFRIAEEDLKLRNSGEIFGLRQSGFSDLKFIDIIYDVKTIKLVRDECIKYLKEHKGEIENIYLKYDIVQKFSDIQAGN
- the rpsF gene encoding 30S ribosomal protein S6 encodes the protein MRKYEIMYIINPTVLEEGREELINQVNALLTSNGATIAKTEKWGERKLAYPIDKKKSGFYVLTTFEIDGTKLAEVESKLNIMESVMRYIVVKQD
- a CDS encoding M48 family metallopeptidase; this translates as MKKIKNIILMLFVSLIFVSCATAPLTGRRQIKFVSDESVVQSSVAQYNQMITQLRAKNLLANNTAQGKRVAQIGKRISVAVENYLRANGMSDKLQNLNWEFNLINSKDINAFALPGGKIAFYSGILPVLETDGAIAFVMGHEIGHVIGGHHAETASSQNLAGFLMLGKKAIDGIVGGAIISDELAQQGLSLGLLKFSRTQEYEADKYGMIFMAMAGYNPEEAIRAEERMMKLEGSQNAEILSTHPSSQNRIEELRRFLPEAMKYYKK